The following nucleotide sequence is from Trifolium pratense cultivar HEN17-A07 linkage group LG2, ARS_RC_1.1, whole genome shotgun sequence.
GTTTAGGTGTCctcatgttttctttttttgtcaaggtGGAACACAGAAATCTTCTGATGAATGTAGTAATGTAATTATTCCTTAGATTATGATGGTGATGTACATTATTGTTAGATATTGTAGGAGTTTAGTTTTCTACAATATCTAACAATTATGATGGtggtttttaattaatttcatacATGTACATTTTGGTTTGATTTCTACTATGTTGTTTGTGCTAAtcaattagtattattttgttaatttcataCATGTACATTCTCGAGTACATTTTTTCTATGTTGTTTTTGCCAATCAAGTACTCCTTCTGGTCCTATATATAAATAAcactttgaagaaaaaaaattggtcatctttataagaaacaatttttaaatttattttttactaaatagaTAATTTcttgtatacccttattaaatcgTATAAAATGTAACTTATTtcaatgttatgcattaattacacaaacatattttcaaggttagttttggaataacacataacattttagaatttttaataaaaaataaacatccTTAACATGTGTATTTTTCTCGATGTGTTCTTTATATATAGGATGTGttctttatatataggaccTGATATGattattgtttttcatttgTAGTAGTTTGGAATGTGTTGATTAATTAATGTGGTTATGGAGAATGAAAgggatatataattatattttgattaaaaaaatgtttcccTAACTTAGGGCACATgtgaatgaatttaaaaatagaaatttgcaTTAAAAGAGCAATTTTTGTACTTTTAAGAAattgtttatataatttttggGCACTAAAGGCATGTGTTagcattttaaaaaaacaaatactagTAAACTAGAATTATCGAAGGCAATCTCCTGACTACTTGATTGCGTGTGATTGCATGAAATTAACGCAAGGTAGGTTTGGAATTTGGTTGAGTTTATGTGttgtgtgacaagtgtgagtggttaaatcTCAtattagaaaagtggaggttgaacattttataggtgagatgacccataaatcTAACaacttaaggttttgggtaagagtgtggtgttcaactcacttgtagagttgttcttgaacccaatgtggatgatctccCGGCTGTCCCCTCGTGATGACCTAATAAGGTTTATGGATAAGAATGTAGTGTACAACTTACTTATAGAGTTATTCTTGAACCTAATGTGAATGATAACCCTTACTGCCCCTTTTAATGACTTAATAATATGCAATGaagattatgattattatttgatCGAGGAGAAGAGTATCTATGATTGTTTGATTAAGACCGAACATGTTTGTTTTAGtgtaaactttttctttttattaattttttattattattattattattaatttttaaaaaaattgaactgtGTTCTGCATTCTGTCTGAGTTTTGAGCGGATGCAATCTAAATCCGAGGATGAGGTGCTAGATTTTGTGTCCTTTTTTTGGTGACGTAATTGTGAGTTAACAGGATCAGTGATAAGCATGTGAGAATGGGATGGGGAAACTCATGTCTGGGACCCTCATTGTCAGTGAAGTTTGCCCGTTATAATGATCATGACAAAATAGGTCCGTTTACTGTCAGACAAATTTGGacacaaaaattaaatgaatgaaGATACAAATTACTAAGAGTGTTTTTAAACGagggattctagaaattcaagggattttaaatatTAAGCAATTCAATTGATTTAATTGAATTCTCtcgattttcaaattttaatgtttggataaagtgttaaaatttcatcaattgtaaaattctttgtttggataatgtaattgaatttccttcatttaattttatttactataataaaatcgaccctaaacccaaaaaattagccgaaaaactgaaaaaatcgaccgaaaaacctaaaatcggccaaaaaaatctaaaatcgactATCAACCAttaaatcggccgaaaaaccgaaaaaatcggcgcaaaaatctaaaatcggtcaaaaaccataaatcagccgattttagggtttttggacgattttaaatttttcggtcgattttaggtttttttggccgatttagcgtttaaagtcaaattttgcgattttggccaattttttgggtttatatttgttttttgggattttggccgattttaggtttttggcTGAGTTTTTTGGCTTTAGGGTCGATTTTGGGTTTTTCagcatattttttttgttttttggccgattttttgggttttcggtcgattttaggtttttcggccgattttttgggttttcagccgattttacggttttatagtcgatttttgggattttggtcaattttaggttttcgcCCGATTATTTGGGTTTTCAGTCGATTTTTgctttttcggccgattttttcgTTTTAGGtagatttttggtttttcgactgattttagggtttatagtcgatttttggaattttggcctgttttaggtttttctaccgattttttgggttttcagccgattttaggttttctctgccgattttttggattttccgatgatttagcgtttatcgtcgattttaggtttttcggctaattttaagtttttccaTCAATTAGTacagtaatttttaaaagtttatagagaagaagaaatttcaaattctttggttttatgtgtcattttgaaattctctaaatttaacttgaacaaaatacttcataaatttccatcattttgaaaattcttcaaagtatcatccaaacaatggaattcaccTCAAATTATTTGcattccctcaaaacattatTTTACCTCAAAACATTTCTCTAGCACAGTTTCTACGATCTCTCGGAAATCATGATCTGCAAATATAAATATACAAATGTATTATAATACAGCAACAAATGAATTCAAAAACACAACATTAAATACGACAACAAAAATAACTAACAACAACTTCAACATAATAAAGTAATTACCTTGTATCATAGTTAACTCCCCATCACTCGTCGGTCCAGTTGCGAGATACTCGATAAATGAAGAATTGTTCTTCGTCGTTCTTGCTGGAATTCGGCACTCGTGGCCACagaaataaaaaaccaaaacatcGCCGGGTTTTCCCATTCTTACCATGAAAGATAGCTTCCTTAATATGTCTCTATCCTTTGGACAATTCTCATCTAATTCATCCGACATATACACGATTTCATCAGGAGAAAATTGAAAGTCATTGATAAGAAAATCTTTGAAGTCTTTTGAAGACCGAATAGTAGCCCGAATGGTCCTCGCAAGCTTCTCATCTACATTTTTGTAAGAAAGGCCAACAACGAGTCGTTTTTTGACCATTtgaataagaaagaaaaaccaTTCACAAATGTACAATATATCTCAGCACCAGAAACATTTTGAAGCAGAAAAAGTGCACCCAATTCAAAAATTCGTCactcaatttatttttggtaaaaagCAAAAGTAACAAGGTAAAGGTACATTCACTCGCTCTTAGCAGAAACACTTTGaagacaacaacaaaaattgattatattCTTTAATGGACTTAATTTCTTTGATATAATGTACAAATTATAAGGTAAAACATACACgatttttgagatttttgatgaaattttctAGCTTCATATGTTA
It contains:
- the LOC123904201 gene encoding metacaspase-7-like, producing the protein MVKKRLVVGLSYKNVDEKLARTIRATIRSSKDFKDFLINDFQFSPDEIVYMSDELDENCPKDRDILRKLSFMVRMGKPGDVLVFYFCGHECRIPARTTKNNSSFIEYLATGPTSDGELTMIQDHDFREIVETVLEKCFEVK